In the genome of Tannockella kyphosi, one region contains:
- the deoC gene encoding deoxyribose-phosphate aldolase, which translates to MNYSGMIDHTALKPDTTKEQITQLCKEAKEFHFASVCVNPTWIQYCATLLEATEVKVCTVIGFPLGANTSATKAFETTNAIENGANEIDMVINIGALKDGNTALVKADIEAVVEAAKGTCVKVIIETCLLTKEEIVTVCTLAKEAKATFVKTSTGFSTGGATVEDVALMKQTVGEDLEVKASGGVRTFEDMENVVKAGASRIGTSSGCKLVNKEVSTSEY; encoded by the coding sequence ATGAATTACAGTGGAATGATTGATCATACGGCATTAAAACCAGATACTACAAAGGAACAAATTACACAATTATGTAAAGAAGCAAAAGAATTTCATTTTGCATCAGTTTGTGTAAACCCAACATGGATTCAATATTGTGCTACTTTATTAGAAGCTACAGAAGTAAAAGTATGTACTGTTATTGGATTCCCATTAGGAGCTAACACAAGTGCTACAAAAGCATTTGAAACAACAAATGCAATTGAAAATGGAGCAAATGAAATAGATATGGTTATCAATATTGGTGCCTTAAAAGATGGGAATACAGCACTAGTAAAAGCTGATATCGAAGCAGTAGTAGAAGCAGCAAAAGGAACATGTGTAAAAGTAATTATTGAAACATGCTTACTTACAAAAGAAGAAATAGTAACTGTTTGTACACTAGCAAAAGAAGCAAAAGCTACTTTTGTAAAAACATCAACAGGATTTAGTACCGGTGGTGCTACAGTAGAAGATGTTGCTTTAATGAAACAAACAGTTGGTGAAGATTTAGAAGTAAAGGCATCTGGTGGTGTTCGTACATTTGAAGATATGGAAAATGTCGTAAAAGCAGGTGCATCTCGTATTGGAACAAGTTCTGGATGTAAATTAGTAAATAAAGAAGTAAGTACAAGCGAATATTAA
- a CDS encoding sensor histidine kinase, which yields MYYAVKTMSLKIKLSIYNALLMSMMVVIVIAFLIMISGNVVVSSSQNTLTEAVEEVADEVEYEKGKIEIDDDVYYSDQVSILIYSSQGVLLEGVNNHNIDESLSNGQIGTITIDGNEYMYYDVFVGDENLFVRGIVSTSAITGVLDEVFRIAIIMLPTFIAISFAGSYFLCKRSFKPLDNVIETAEKISKEDDLTLRIHPENKKDEITRLAITFDKMMEKLENMMKVEKQFTSDVSHELRTPVSIILAECEIAKNGTQEELNQSVQGIEKQTIKIKNLINQLLNLVRLENGIHKLELETVDLSELIELICNEQRKVLPSSITIEDDIQEGITYLLDYTMISRVIVNLINNSIKYIGQGSTIKVSLAQTQETIHITVADDGIGIPASGIENIFTRFYQVDKARNGDSMGLGLSMVKQLVELHGGQIGVTSELDKGSTFVITLKK from the coding sequence ATGTATTACGCAGTGAAAACAATGAGTCTAAAGATTAAATTATCTATCTATAATGCACTACTAATGTCTATGATGGTTGTTATTGTAATAGCGTTCTTAATTATGATTAGTGGAAATGTTGTAGTAAGTAGTTCCCAAAATACATTAACAGAAGCAGTGGAAGAAGTAGCAGATGAAGTAGAATATGAAAAAGGTAAAATTGAAATAGATGATGATGTTTATTATAGTGATCAAGTTTCTATTTTGATATATAGTAGTCAAGGTGTCTTGTTAGAAGGAGTAAATAATCATAATATTGATGAATCACTAAGCAATGGACAAATTGGAACAATAACAATAGATGGTAATGAGTATATGTATTATGATGTCTTTGTTGGTGATGAAAATTTATTTGTTCGTGGGATTGTTTCTACAAGTGCTATTACGGGAGTGCTAGATGAAGTATTTCGAATAGCGATTATTATGTTACCTACATTTATTGCTATTTCATTTGCCGGAAGTTATTTCTTATGTAAAAGATCATTTAAACCTTTGGATAATGTGATTGAAACAGCAGAAAAAATAAGCAAAGAAGATGATTTAACATTAAGGATTCATCCTGAAAACAAAAAAGATGAAATAACAAGACTTGCTATTACATTTGATAAAATGATGGAAAAGTTAGAGAACATGATGAAAGTAGAAAAACAATTTACATCCGATGTATCCCATGAATTGAGAACACCTGTCTCTATTATTCTTGCAGAATGTGAAATAGCAAAGAATGGCACACAAGAAGAATTAAATCAATCTGTGCAAGGAATAGAAAAACAAACTATCAAGATTAAAAATTTAATTAATCAATTATTAAATCTTGTAAGATTAGAAAATGGCATTCATAAACTAGAACTTGAAACAGTAGATCTAAGTGAATTAATAGAATTAATATGTAATGAACAAAGAAAAGTATTACCATCATCAATCACCATAGAAGATGATATTCAAGAAGGTATTACTTATTTATTAGACTATACGATGATTTCTAGAGTAATCGTAAATCTAATTAATAATAGTATAAAATATATTGGACAAGGCAGTACAATAAAAGTGAGTCTTGCCCAAACACAAGAAACAATTCATATTACGGTAGCAGATGATGGGATAGGGATTCCTGCTTCTGGAATAGAAAATATATTTACTAGATTTTATCAAGTAGATAAAGCAAGAAATGGTGATAGCATGGGATTAGGTTTATCGATGGTGAAACAGTTAGTAGAATTACATGGTGGCCAAATTGGTGTAACAAGTGAGTTAGACAAAGGAAGCACATTTGTAATCACATTAAAAAAATAG
- a CDS encoding PepSY domain-containing protein — protein sequence MKKKIVVALVMLAVVIVGRTISYALEVSKTNNDVVEIVEDTVIATNDSYIGEDAASTVAFEHAGVEESAVTNLVVTFDFDDGVAEYEVDFNVDTTEYDYEINALTGAVIGYDKDVEKTQSTTSSSTSTSYIGETKAKAAAFTHANINESDASNVVVTFDFDDGVAEYEVDFNVATTEYDYEINALTGAVIGYDKDVEKTQSTTSSSTSTSYIGETKAKAAAFTHANINESDASNVVVTFDFDDGVAEYEVDFNVDTTEYDYEINALTGAVIGYDKDVEKTQSTTSSSTSTSYIGETKAKAAAFTHANINESDASNVVVTFDFDDGVAEYEVDFNVDTTEYDYEINALTGAIYEFSVERD from the coding sequence ATGAAAAAGAAAATAGTAGTAGCATTAGTAATGCTAGCAGTAGTAATAGTGGGACGAACGATTAGTTATGCATTAGAAGTATCAAAAACGAATAATGATGTTGTAGAAATAGTAGAAGATACAGTAATTGCAACAAATGATTCTTATATTGGAGAAGATGCAGCAAGCACAGTAGCATTTGAGCATGCAGGTGTTGAAGAAAGTGCAGTAACAAATTTAGTAGTTACTTTTGATTTCGATGATGGAGTAGCAGAATATGAAGTAGATTTCAATGTTGATACAACAGAATATGATTATGAAATTAATGCACTAACAGGAGCTGTTATTGGATATGATAAAGATGTTGAAAAAACACAAAGCACTACTTCTAGTAGTACATCAACAAGTTATATTGGAGAAACAAAAGCAAAAGCTGCTGCTTTCACTCATGCAAATATAAATGAAAGTGATGCCTCTAATGTAGTAGTTACTTTTGATTTCGATGATGGAGTAGCAGAATATGAAGTAGATTTCAATGTCGCTACAACAGAATATGATTATGAAATTAATGCACTAACAGGAGCTGTTATTGGATATGATAAAGATGTTGAAAAAACACAAAGCACTACTTCTAGTAGTACATCAACAAGTTATATTGGAGAAACAAAAGCAAAAGCTGCTGCTTTCACTCATGCAAATATAAATGAAAGTGATGCCTCTAATGTAGTAGTTACTTTTGATTTCGATGATGGAGTAGCAGAATATGAAGTAGATTTCAATGTCGATACAACAGAATATGATTATGAAATTAATGCACTAACAGGAGCTGTTATTGGATATGATAAAGATGTTGAAAAAACACAAAGCACTACTTCTAGTAGTACATCAACAAGTTATATTGGAGAAACAAAAGCAAAAGCTGCCGCTTTCACTCATGCAAATATAAATGAAAGTGATGCCTCTAATGTAGTAGTTACTTTTGATTTCGATGATGGAGTAGCAGAATATGAAGTAGATTTCAATGTCGATACAACAGAATATGATTATGAAATTAATGCACTAACAGGAGCTATTTATGAATTTAGTGTGGAAAGAGATTAA
- the mtaB gene encoding tRNA (N(6)-L-threonylcarbamoyladenosine(37)-C(2))-methylthiotransferase MtaB: protein MSTVAIHTLGCKVNSYESQAMLKEFVEHGYNEVDFKSEADVYVINTCTVTNTGDSKSRQMIRKAIRNNPNAIVCVVGCYSQIAPDEIEAIEGVSVVLGTQYRNQIMQFVEQYQETKETIIKVDNVMNLQKFEDLNIDRFKNTRAYIKIQDGCNNFCTYCIIPYARGRVRSRIKESVLEQIATLVKKGYVEIVLTGIHTAGYGEDFEDYNFYCLLKDIVQIEGLKRLRISSIEISQLTKEIMELIEDSHIIVDHLHVPLQSGHDATLKRMNRKYNTEQYLAKIKEIKEHIPTVKFTTDVIVGFPGETVEEFEGTYAFIQKVGFSMLHVFPYSIRKNTPASKMKDQVNDQIKHERTTRLVQLSNQLLEETSKQAIGETYEVLFEKKVGDGYIGHATNYLQVVVESDKNIIGTIQKVVVESYDEKLKGRVVE from the coding sequence ATGAGCACAGTTGCTATTCATACATTAGGTTGTAAAGTAAATAGTTATGAATCTCAAGCGATGTTAAAAGAGTTTGTAGAACATGGTTATAATGAAGTTGATTTTAAAAGTGAGGCAGATGTATATGTTATTAACACATGTACTGTTACAAATACCGGAGATAGTAAATCTAGACAAATGATTCGTAAAGCGATTCGTAACAATCCAAATGCGATTGTTTGTGTAGTTGGGTGTTATAGTCAAATAGCACCAGATGAAATAGAAGCGATTGAAGGAGTTAGTGTTGTTTTAGGGACGCAGTATCGTAATCAAATTATGCAGTTTGTGGAACAATATCAAGAGACAAAGGAAACAATTATAAAGGTTGATAATGTAATGAATCTTCAAAAGTTTGAAGATTTAAATATTGATCGTTTTAAAAATACAAGAGCTTATATAAAAATACAAGATGGTTGTAATAATTTTTGTACATACTGTATTATCCCTTACGCTAGAGGACGAGTGCGTTCTAGAATAAAAGAAAGTGTTTTAGAACAAATTGCTACTCTTGTAAAAAAAGGATATGTTGAAATAGTGTTAACAGGTATTCATACGGCAGGATATGGAGAAGATTTTGAGGATTATAATTTTTATTGTTTATTAAAAGACATTGTTCAAATAGAAGGATTGAAAAGATTACGTATCTCTTCTATTGAAATAAGCCAATTAACAAAAGAAATCATGGAATTAATTGAAGATAGTCATATTATTGTGGATCATTTGCATGTACCACTACAATCTGGACATGATGCAACCTTAAAGCGTATGAACCGTAAATACAATACAGAGCAATATCTTGCAAAAATAAAAGAAATAAAAGAACATATCCCAACTGTAAAATTCACTACAGATGTTATTGTTGGTTTTCCAGGAGAAACAGTAGAAGAATTTGAAGGGACTTATGCATTTATTCAAAAAGTAGGATTCTCTATGTTACACGTATTCCCATATTCAATTCGTAAAAACACGCCTGCTTCAAAAATGAAAGATCAGGTAAATGATCAAATAAAACATGAAAGAACAACAAGATTAGTACAATTATCAAATCAATTATTAGAAGAAACTTCTAAACAAGCAATTGGAGAAACTTATGAAGTATTATTTGAAAAGAAAGTTGGTGATGGCTATATCGGTCATGCAACTAACTATTTACAAGTAGTAGTAGAAAGTGACAAAAATATAATAGGTACAATTCAAAAAGTAGTTGTCGAAAGTTATGATGAAAAATTAAAGGGACGAGTGGTGGAATAA
- a CDS encoding UDP-N-acetylmuramoyl-L-alanyl-D-glutamate--2,6-diaminopimelate ligase gives MKKLNELFTTENEMAVYSIHSDSRYVLPHSIFFCIEGLTVDGHQYVEDAIFQGAKCIVHSRELDNYHPKIQYIKVSNTLNELNRVADLFYDSPSSKMKVIGVTGTSGKTVVASFIHQVLNEYCKAGYIGTLSLMYNNAQIETPYTTPETVFLQKHLFQMAKSDVKVVALEASSYGLALGRIDGVDFDIAVVTNIGDEHLEFHGTKEQYVACKQKLFEKVGPNQYAVINNDDHFARKMKEVTKAKCISYGMNEKSDIMATDVLLSLEETIFNLYIGDQINRIRTPLLGIHNVYNLLAVAATLKAVGSDNEMICQSLQKNFQVQGRYEPYTSYYGAKVIVDYCHTLQNYKDIFQFVDKTKNPSARVFVVLGLPSKREIRNREKIGELANYYVDHVIITRSDERGESLQAIGAMIQKPIVDIPSIIIEDRQIAIEQALQLASKDDIVMVLGKGHEDFMALETGKVAYLGDGTIVENIIKYEGELENELQWND, from the coding sequence ATGAAAAAACTAAACGAATTATTTACAACTGAAAATGAAATGGCTGTTTATTCAATACATAGCGATTCTCGCTATGTATTACCACATTCTATTTTCTTTTGCATTGAAGGATTAACAGTAGATGGGCATCAGTATGTAGAAGATGCTATTTTTCAAGGTGCAAAATGTATTGTACATAGTCGTGAGTTAGATAATTATCATCCTAAGATTCAATATATAAAGGTTAGTAACACATTAAATGAATTAAATCGTGTTGCTGATTTATTTTATGATTCTCCTAGTTCGAAAATGAAAGTAATAGGAGTTACTGGAACTAGTGGTAAAACGGTAGTAGCTTCCTTTATTCATCAAGTATTAAATGAGTATTGTAAAGCTGGTTATATTGGGACATTATCTTTGATGTATAACAATGCTCAAATAGAAACACCTTATACTACTCCAGAAACTGTATTTTTACAAAAACATTTGTTTCAAATGGCAAAAAGTGACGTAAAAGTAGTTGCTTTGGAAGCATCAAGTTATGGACTTGCATTAGGAAGAATTGATGGAGTTGATTTTGATATTGCAGTAGTTACTAATATTGGAGATGAACATTTAGAGTTTCATGGAACAAAAGAACAATATGTAGCATGCAAACAAAAGTTATTTGAAAAAGTAGGGCCTAATCAGTATGCCGTAATTAATAATGATGATCATTTTGCTAGAAAGATGAAAGAAGTAACGAAAGCAAAATGTATTAGTTATGGTATGAATGAAAAGTCAGATATTATGGCTACGGATGTTTTGTTATCCTTGGAAGAAACAATATTTAATTTATATATCGGTGATCAAATAAATAGAATTAGAACACCATTATTAGGTATTCATAATGTTTATAATTTATTAGCAGTAGCAGCAACTTTAAAAGCAGTAGGTAGTGATAATGAAATGATTTGTCAGTCTTTACAAAAAAACTTTCAAGTACAAGGTAGATATGAACCTTATACTAGTTATTATGGTGCAAAAGTAATTGTGGACTATTGTCATACATTACAAAACTATAAAGATATATTCCAATTTGTAGACAAAACAAAAAACCCTAGTGCAAGAGTATTTGTTGTTCTTGGTTTGCCTAGTAAAAGAGAAATTCGTAATCGTGAAAAAATTGGAGAATTAGCAAACTATTATGTAGACCATGTTATTATCACTAGAAGTGATGAACGTGGAGAATCATTGCAAGCAATTGGGGCTATGATACAAAAACCAATAGTAGATATTCCTAGTATTATTATTGAAGATCGTCAAATAGCTATTGAACAAGCCTTACAATTAGCAAGTAAAGATGATATAGTAATGGTATTAGGAAAAGGACATGAAGATTTTATGGCCTTAGAAACGGGGAAAGTCGCTTATTTAGGGGATGGGACTATCGTTGAAAATATAATAAAATATGAAGGAGAATTAGAAAATGAATTACAGTGGAATGATTGA
- a CDS encoding response regulator transcription factor → MRILVCEDEENLNRLISKKLKLEGYAVDSCFNGEEGLYYVEQTIYDLVILDVMMPIMDGHQLLDAMRKAGIEYPVLFLTAKDSNEDIVEGLDLGANDYVIKPFTFDVLLARVRMLLRTRPRGSATILSIYDMKIDISKREVRRNNEIIVLSAKEYAIVEYLAYNKDVVVTKEQIEENIWDYDSEIGTGLVKVYISYLRKKLDDPYERKLIHTVRGIGYVLRSENNESKD, encoded by the coding sequence ATGAGGATACTAGTTTGTGAAGATGAAGAGAACTTAAACAGATTAATAAGTAAAAAATTAAAATTAGAAGGATATGCTGTAGATAGTTGTTTTAACGGAGAAGAGGGACTTTATTATGTAGAGCAAACAATCTATGATTTAGTTATTTTAGATGTGATGATGCCTATTATGGATGGACATCAATTATTAGATGCAATGCGTAAAGCAGGAATAGAATATCCGGTATTGTTTCTAACAGCAAAAGATTCGAATGAAGATATTGTGGAAGGCTTGGATTTGGGTGCAAATGACTATGTAATAAAACCTTTTACTTTTGATGTTCTACTTGCAAGAGTGAGAATGTTACTTAGAACAAGACCAAGAGGAAGTGCTACTATTTTATCTATTTATGACATGAAAATAGATATCTCAAAAAGAGAAGTGAGAAGAAATAATGAAATTATTGTTTTAAGTGCAAAGGAATATGCGATTGTAGAATATTTGGCATATAATAAGGATGTTGTGGTAACAAAGGAACAAATAGAAGAGAACATATGGGACTACGATAGTGAAATAGGAACTGGATTAGTGAAAGTATATATTAGTTATTTACGTAAAAAACTTGATGATCCTTATGAAAGGAAGTTAATACATACAGTTAGAGGAATAGGATATGTATTACGCAGTGAAAACAATGAGTCTAAAGATTAA
- a CDS encoding BglG family transcription antiterminator gives MSIQLTNESFAQTRDDILNLIKTEINALHIDLLDSNIQNIATHLSIAIIRLQAKNYIELSSSQLSVFKNNEFHNLAATICHKIEEVYGVSFPENEIDLITMYFSNNNLLDVDMIPSFDFLEDEVVNILLKVLEDIDKTYGFKIESSDKIVTTVGLHLQQAIYRLKNNQQLDNPLVEKIKERHPEEFKYAALLNPIVKEKYDTVFSDDEIAYLTLHFIVAMNQQKNNPLV, from the coding sequence ATGAGCATACAACTAACAAATGAATCATTTGCACAAACAAGAGATGATATTTTAAATTTAATTAAAACAGAAATCAACGCATTACATATAGACTTATTAGACTCTAATATTCAAAATATTGCTACACACTTATCAATTGCAATTATAAGATTACAAGCTAAAAATTATATTGAACTAAGCAGTAGTCAATTAAGTGTTTTTAAAAACAATGAATTTCATAATTTAGCTGCTACTATTTGTCATAAAATAGAAGAAGTATATGGAGTTAGTTTTCCTGAAAATGAAATTGATTTAATTACTATGTATTTTTCAAATAATAATTTATTAGATGTAGATATGATTCCTAGCTTTGACTTTTTAGAAGATGAAGTAGTGAATATCTTATTAAAGGTTTTAGAAGACATTGATAAAACTTATGGTTTTAAAATTGAATCTAGCGATAAAATTGTAACTACTGTAGGATTACATTTACAACAAGCTATTTATCGTTTAAAAAACAATCAACAATTAGATAATCCATTAGTTGAAAAAATCAAAGAACGTCATCCAGAAGAATTTAAATATGCTGCATTATTAAATCCTATTGTTAAAGAAAAATATGATACTGTATTTAGTGATGATGAAATTGCTTATTTAACACTTCACTTCATTGTTGCAATGAATCAACAAAAAAACAATCCTTTAGTTTAA